Genomic window (Drosophila ananassae strain 14024-0371.13 chromosome 3L, ASM1763931v2, whole genome shotgun sequence):
GAGGGCCTCCAGTATGCCTGTCTCTACGACAACTTGCGGGAAAAGTGCCAGGCATTCCTCTCCAAAATGGAACCACCACAAACACTGACCCTTCTGCGGGTCCGCACCAAGTATAATGAGGTTTTGATCTCGCCGGATGCCAAGATAACCGTTTTGGTTGTCCAAAACGCCAAAGACACTTTCCTTAAACTAAAAGAGAAAGGCGCCACCATGTtctaataattaaaaacatcTATTTTCCAAACGAGAGACCGTTCACCAAGAACCCTTTGATTAGGGCCACACAAATGTTTACTAATCTGCGCCTGTTTGAAGTCAAATGTATCGAAAAAATAAAGCTTTGAGTTGAACAATTCCGTTGGCCAACAACAGTTGTCCGGCCACAGACTTGTGAAGAACATTGAAAATGTCCGCGTACTCACTTTCTTTATGGGTTGTGTTTCAACAAACTCTTAGTTTGGCGGTTGCTACAAGTCACAGTATGGAAACATTGATGCAAAAGGTCCTGGATGTGTACAGAGGAAACGGAAGCCTCAGCGAAGCAGATGTTTCTATGGTCAGCCATATCCTGTGCCCACTATTACTCTTCTTCATTTGGACGATTTCCATATGTGGGTTTACTTTGAGTTTAAAATCTCCGATACAGTGTTTATATCCTCAGGTATGATGATATGTACCTGCCTGTACTGCAATTGCGTAAAATCGAAAGAGTTAAAAACCTACGACTCTAGTAGTTTTGAGCTGCAGGAGGTTCATGTTTTGGATCCATCCGTCTACCACGTCAAAGACTGTGCCTGTTTGGGCTGCCTGCACCGGCAGCTggcaaatgaaattgaaattaaaagtgaaaaataattaagcTGCAACAAGTTTCagtaattttcatttattaaatgtCGTTACATtcgtttaatacaaaaaaaaacaatgtctAATTCATATTTAGCATCTTAATATTGATGGACATAATGTCAAGGAACTAAAGTTACTAAAACTCTTTTAGTAATATATGGTAAAGTATATAGAAAAagttttgattttcttttaaagcGTGAAAACTTAAAGCGAAATCTTATAAGCAATATTTGGATCAGTTCAATACCAATGGCTTGAGATTCatgaatatatatgtatggcTTAATGATATGATGGCTATATAAAGATATGGCTTTATGAatttaatatatgtatatattatatgtcttttatatatatatatatatatatagacatataatatatatatgtcttTTTAATCTTCGATGTTTAGTTTGGAAAGTGTCAAGAGATCCTCGTAAACAGGTGACAAAGTCAGCTTCATATCCCGATCCTTCAACAAGTgacaaaatatttcaaactcCTTGTCAGAATACATTTTTCGTGACAAATTGACAGACATACTGGCCGAGCTCTTAAATTGCTCAATCAATTGGTCCATCTCATCTGCAAACGCCTTATCCTTATCATCCTTGATAGGATCGATGTCAGTCTCCTGGGGTTTCTTCTTTTTGATTGACAAAGCGCGACTCCACAAATCGCGAGTAGCATCTTTATACTTGGCAATTCTAGCATTCAAGCTGAGTATTTCATTGTTGATCTCTTGGTTGGAGGGCTGCTTTTTTTGTGCCTTCAATAAGGAGGTGCGAGCCTGGTCATACTCTCCCAAGGCAGACAGGGCGCGACCCTCCTGGAATAGCGCCTTACAAGGCGGATCATTTTTGGTTAGACGGCGCACTGCCTTCATTGCGATGCAGACGCGCTGCGGCTTGTTGACCTTGTTGTAGCAGATCATCAGATTTTGCTAATGATGAATTGgttagtaaaaaaaatatgaataactTTGAATACATACGTATAGAGTAATCAGCAGTTGGGTTTGCttgacctcctcctcctcgttgGCCAACCGACAGTAGTTTAAGGAGTTGATTGCCTTTTCAAACGAAGACACAGCAATGCGGAAGCGCCCGCGCTTCACGCAATCCTTGCCGTGCAAATGTACTTCCTGGGCTTTGGGGTAGATGACAAAAAACTTGTCCCGATCCTCCTTGGCGACACCATCACACGCTCCGGAATCTCCAACAAGCGAGAAGTCGATTACCTCCACCTTGAAGAGTCCGTCCGCCTTTGGCTTAATGCGCGGCGGACAGCCCAGCTCCCGGAAAAGCAACTTGTACGAAATAATAAACTCTGCCTGCTCATAAGGCCGCATGGTAAGAACGGCGGCCTCTAGCCCCTCAATCACCTTGCACTGGCCCGTCACGAACTCAAACTGCGTGCCTCGCAGCATGGAAGAGTCGAACGGAGCGCCCTCTCCCTCCCAGTATCCACTATAGCGCACAGCTACTCGAGCCCTCTCCGGCACAACTTCACGTTCTGGGTGCCCCTCGCGTATGACTCTTTTGTATATGTAGTCATTTACGCGATGCATCAAGGAGCGCAGCTCGTCAAAGGTCCGAGTCCATGGGGAGAAGAGTTTCTCGCAGTCCACGTCCGTTGCATCATCACAATCGCTGTCGTCGCTTATGTGGCCCAGAAAGTCATCCGTAGCCCGGTGGCTATCCGACAAATCCACCTCGAATTGGCATCCCGTCTTCACGAGATCGCTGAAAGGAAAAGTTTCCATATAAACGCACGTGCTTATACTTCGACCAAAATCGTCCTACTTACGAAAAAGTCAAAGGGTCCTTCAGCAACTGAGTGCTGATTGGATAGAAAGGCTCGTCCATTTCGGCAGGAAAGTTTTTATTACGCAGTTAAATAAAGTTTCTGAG
Coding sequences:
- the LOC6495359 gene encoding dynein light chain roadblock-type 1 produces the protein MQAVDVEPKRTKRYVEEVFSQIQAKPGVEEILIMNHSGVPVKTSMERQEGLQYACLYDNLREKCQAFLSKMEPPQTLTLLRVRTKYNEVLISPDAKITVLVVQNAKDTFLKLKEKGATMF
- the LOC26515069 gene encoding uncharacterized protein LOC26515069 — encoded protein: MSAYSLSLWVVFQQTLSLAVATSHSMETLMQKVLDVYRGNGSLSEADVSMVSHILCPLLLFFIWTISICMMICTCLYCNCVKSKELKTYDSSSFELQEVHVLDPSVYHVKDCACLGCLHRQLANEIEIKSEK
- the LOC6495306 gene encoding inactive peptidyl-prolyl cis-trans isomerase shutdown — its product is MDEPFYPISTQLLKDPLTFSDLVKTGCQFEVDLSDSHRATDDFLGHISDDSDCDDATDVDCEKLFSPWTRTFDELRSLMHRVNDYIYKRVIREGHPEREVVPERARVAVRYSGYWEGEGAPFDSSMLRGTQFEFVTGQCKVIEGLEAAVLTMRPYEQAEFIISYKLLFRELGCPPRIKPKADGLFKVEVIDFSLVGDSGACDGVAKEDRDKFFVIYPKAQEVHLHGKDCVKRGRFRIAVSSFEKAINSLNYCRLANEEEEVKQTQLLITLYQNLMICYNKVNKPQRVCIAMKAVRRLTKNDPPCKALFQEGRALSALGEYDQARTSLLKAQKKQPSNQEINNEILSLNARIAKYKDATRDLWSRALSIKKKKPQETDIDPIKDDKDKAFADEMDQLIEQFKSSASMSVNLSRKMYSDKEFEIFCHLLKDRDMKLTLSPVYEDLLTLSKLNIED